The sequence CTTCGCCTGTTTTCCCGAATAAAACGACTCCCATCCCGGGAAACCGCACTTCATACTGGGGCGTGCTCACCCCGGGATAATGGGAGGAAATGCGCTGGCGCGCATCCGGCAACATCGCCCATTTGTCATACAGGCGGCCCCGATCCCGCACTATGGTATGGGAGCCATGCAGCGCATCAACTATATTGGTGGCTTTCCTTATATCTTTGATAACCTCGTGCTGGGTCGGCCCGAATTTGGAAGAAACCGCGCGCAATGCAACCCGCAGCTGGTACGAGCGCAGTTTATAATTATCCGCCGGATAGGCGGTAGTCGGTGTCAGCATAAGTGAAGCGGGAGTGGATAAAAGCTGCTTTAAATGTTTCTGTTCTTTCGGGGTAAGCCAGGCCATTATGTCGCCGGTTTGAATGGCGGGACACGATGCCTCGCCAGCATAAACCATGCCCGATGCTGCCCACAGCAGAATTATTGCCCATATTTTCATCCTGATCATAAATTTCTCCAAGTGTAGTGTAAAGGCTTGCGGAGGTGTTGTCAAGGGCCTTTCGGGTTCAGGGCGGACTCCACGCTGCTCCCGTAAGTCATTCCGCGTACGGGCGCAATATGCCGGGCAGCGGGCTTGTCCGGCACGGCAGATAATGTGAAATGGTTTTGGCTGTGCCATTGGCCTGCCGGTTGTTATTACGCTTTACCGGCAAGCCGGGGGTTTCTTTTGATCCGGACTTCGTTTGCCTGCTTACGCAGGGTTACACACGAATCCCCCTGCCTGAGCTATGCCATATTATGTCGTGCCGGCCAGCGCGGGTTTTTTGAGCGGAATTCATACAAAGAAAAACGCGCCGGACAGCCCGGCGCGTTTTTTTCGTTTAAGCAGAAAGAGTACGGAGATTAAGCTCCGGTCTTGTCGTTTTCCTGAACGAATTTTTTGATGTCTTCAAGGGCTTCAAGAATCATTTTCGCTTTGGTCACGCCGAATGAAAAAGGATATTTGTCTTCTTCCGTGCGTTTGATAACCAGCAAAGGATTGCCCCGGTATTCGCTTTTTTCAATAATCATGTTAATCTCCTTGGAAACGCTCGCCACCTGTCCAGATTATAATAGTTATTTCGTTTTTAGTCCAGATTTTTAAAAAAATCTCCGGCCAGCCCGCAGGCGTCGCGGATCTGCTGCGGCCGCAGACAGCCGAAACTCATCCGCAGATGGTTCTCCCCGCCCTTGCCGAACGCCTCGCAGGGTATGGTGATCACGCCCTTTTCTTTCAGCAGCCGCAGCGCGGTTTCATGGGCGGTGAAAGGCGAATTTATTTTTACCGCGGCGAACATCGCGCCCTGCGGGTCGCGCCAATGCAGCCGGTCAATGCCGGCCAGCCCGGCTCTGAGGATTTCGCGCCGGCTTTTTATTGACTCCAGATATTTCTTCGACGGCCAGGCCTCGTTTTTTATAAGCAGTTCCGCCGCCGCCTGTCCGGCGTTGGGCGCGCAGACTACCGTCGTGTCCTGCGCTTTTATGGCCTGCGCGATCACTGCCCGCGGCGCGGCGATATAGCCGGTGCGCCAGCCCATCAGGCCGAGACTTTTTGAAAAACTGCCCAGCGTGACGGTGTGTTCCCGGCAAACCGAGGCGGGCCGGAAATGCGGAACGTCGTGACAATAGCGGTCATACACTTCATCGCTTATAAGCCAGATTCCCCGGGCGGCGCATTCCCGCGCTATCAGCTCTACCGATTCGCGCGCGAAAACCGAGCCGGTCGGGTTATTGGGGTTTACTAAAGTGACGGCTTTTACGCGCGGAGCAAGTGCGCGCAGAAAGGCGCCGGTGTCGAGCGCCCAGCTGTCGGTTTCCAGCAGCGGGACTTCCACCGCCCTGC comes from Elusimicrobiaceae bacterium and encodes:
- a CDS encoding pyridoxal phosphate-dependent aminotransferase, whose translation is MLTIETVAHPVIFEFNSVAAEMRRQGRPVYNLGQAVPDFAPDAGLMKQVFSEPGRLDSYTPDEGFSGLRQAVCDKILGPDGARYNPDTEIIITAGANHAYFLAVCALTDPGDEVIVFTPGYFNHRMTLDLLNRRAVEVPLLETDSWALDTGAFLRALAPRVKAVTLVNPNNPTGSVFARESVELIARECAARGIWLISDEVYDRYCHDVPHFRPASVCREHTVTLGSFSKSLGLMGWRTGYIAAPRAVIAQAIKAQDTTVVCAPNAGQAAAELLIKNEAWPSKKYLESIKSRREILRAGLAGIDRLHWRDPQGAMFAAVKINSPFTAHETALRLLKEKGVITIPCEAFGKGGENHLRMSFGCLRPQQIRDACGLAGDFFKNLD